One Parashewanella spongiae genomic window, ACGTCTAACCGCAATCGGTTATAGTTATGATAAACCATTGGATAATAGTGAAAGTGCTTATGCCAATGCTCGTAACCGTCGTGTTGTTGCTGAGTTGATGGGTGAAGACAGTTCAGCCGCTTATAAATGGACAATTTATACGGTGGATCAATAAGGTAATTATGTTGTATGAGTGGTAGAGCCAAGCCGTATCAGGTTCGCAGTAAAATAAAACAGGCCAGCACATTGATGCTGGCCCTGTTAGCTTTAGGACTGTTTGGTGCATCGCCACCACAGTTGAATAAGTCTACAACGATTGCCGCTTTAGAATCTCGATATGGGGAACGGGCAGGGAAGCGTGCGAATGCTTGGTTTCAGGTATTGGAGTCAAATCATAGCAACAGCGAATTAGAACGCCTTGAGCAAGTAAACCGCTTTTTTAATCTGTTTCGCTTTATGGATGATATTAAGCTTTGGGGGCAATCAAATTACTGGGCAACACCGATGGAATTTATCGGGGTTAATGCTGGAGATTGTGAAGACTTCTCTATTGCTAAGTACTTTACCTTGTTACAACTCGGTGTTCCTGAAGAAAAAATGCGTATCACCATGGTAAAGGCCACCAGTGTTCGCCAATATCACATGGTATTGGCTTACTATGAAACTCCTGGTTCGGTACCGCTGATTTTAGATAACTTAGATAAAAAAATTAAACGAGCGACAGAGCGAACGGATTTGCTACCAGTTTACAGTTTTAATGGTAAACAATTGTGGCTGAATAAAGAGAAAGGTCGAGGTGTGTTAGCAGGATCATCTACACGCTTGAAAAAATGGAACGATCTCAATCAAAG contains:
- a CDS encoding transglutaminase-like cysteine peptidase, which encodes MSGRAKPYQVRSKIKQASTLMLALLALGLFGASPPQLNKSTTIAALESRYGERAGKRANAWFQVLESNHSNSELERLEQVNRFFNLFRFMDDIKLWGQSNYWATPMEFIGVNAGDCEDFSIAKYFTLLQLGVPEEKMRITMVKATSVRQYHMVLAYYETPGSVPLILDNLDKKIKRATERTDLLPVYSFNGKQLWLNKEKGRGVLAGSSTRLKKWNDLNQRLGVDRLRLPKLILE